The nucleotide sequence gacatttaagatagaaaggggggagataattgataaactgatcaagcttagagaggataaaacccctgatccagatggattgcatccgcgaatattaaaagaagttagggagacaatagcagaggcactattacatatatataaaaattcattacaaaagggaatagtgccagaggactgaaggacagctaatgttattcgtgtatttaaaaagggggatagaacaaatccagggaattatagaccagttagcttaacgtcggtggtaggaaagataatggaatcattactcaaagatataatagaaaaacatttagaaagagtagtcagcatggatttcagaaggaaaagtcatgtttgaccaaccttgttgaattctttgaagaagtaacagaaagggtagacaagagcaatgtagtagatgtaatatatttggattttcaaaaggccttcgataaggtaccatgttgtagattcatgactaaggtcagaccatgtggagtcaggggacaggtagcagaatagatatcaagctggctacaaaacagaaaacagagaggaacatgggaacataggaacaggagtaggccattcagcccctcgtgcctgctccgccatttgataagatcatggctcatctgtgatctaactccatatacccgcctttggcccatatcccttaatacctttgattgccaaaaagctatctatctcagatttaaatttagcaattgagctagtatcaattgccgtttgcggaagagagttccaaacttctaccaccctttgtgtgtagaaatgttttctaatctcgctcctgaaaggtctggctctaatttatagactgtgccccctactcctagaatccccaaccagcggaaatagtttctctctatccaccctatccgttccccttaatatcttataaacttcaatcagatcaccccataaccttcgaaactctagaaaatacaaccccaatttgtgtaatctctcctcgtaacttaacccttgaagtccaggtatcattctagtaaacctacgctgcactccctccaaggccaatgtgtccttccaaaggtgtggtgcccagaactgctcacagtactccaggtgcggtctaaccagggttttgtatagctgcagcataacttctgcccccttgtactctagtcctctagatataaaggccagcattccattagccttattgattattttctgcacctgttcatgacacttcaatgatctatgtacgtgaacccctaggtccctttggacatccactgtttttaactttttaccatttagaaagtaccctgttctatccttttttgatccaaagtggatgaccttacatttgtctacattgagtaGGGATTTAagtgtagctactcagactggcacaaggtgggaagtggtgttccacagggattggtgctggggctatttttgttcacaatttacatcaacgatttggactcaggaatcggaagtacaatttcaaaatttgaggactaCTCAAAATTGGgggttgtagttaatacaaaggaagaatgcgttaaaatgcaagaaaacattaacaaacttggcaaatgagtttcaatatagataagtgtgaggtggtacattttgataggaagaataaggaggcctcatactgcttggataataaaagtctaaatgggatcgaggagcaaagggatctcctggtgcagatacacaaatcactaaaagtagcgacgtagttaataaggccataaaaaagcaatccaagcactggggttcatttctcgagggatagaattgaaaagcagaaaagctatgttaaacttgtatagaaccttggttggaccacacttggagtaatgtgcacgGTTTTGGTccccatattatgaaaaggatatagaggcattggagaaggtgcaaaaaaaattcacaaggatgttaccagaactgagaggatatatttaccaggaaaggctgaacaggctggggctcttttctctcgaaaagcaAAGGCTgaagatagaggtctttaagataatgaaagggtttgacagggtagatgtggagaaaatgtttccacttgtgggggagaccagaactagaggtcataaatatgagatagtcaccaataaatccaatagggaattcaggagaaacttctttactcaaagagtggttagaatctggaatgttctacgacaaggaatagttgaggcaaatattataaatgcatttgaggggaatctagatgagcacatgagggatagaagggtatgctgataggagtAGATGAAGAaagaagggaggaggctcttgtggagcataaacgccagcatggacctgttgggccgagtggTCCATCATTGTGCTGTAGACTCCATGAGCAGAATTTTCACTTCGAGCGGAGAAGGGAGCAAGGGGAAGACTTTCGAGTGCGAAATCCGGAAGGTAAGATCGCGACCCTAAAGAAGCCagtaaattttacttctgggtttctacGCCTGGCAgcaagcctgattgacaggctggctggataTCGGGCAGGAAGGCTTGCAGCAGCAGGCCGCAGCCAGGCttcagagggaaggagggagggatcatggacTGGGGAGGAGATTTGTTGGGGGGGTGGCAGGGAGAAGTTTGGGGGGGGGTTGCTGggaagaagatcggaggggggggaccgggaggaagatcggtggggggggggcccgggtagaaaatcgggggggggccaggaagaagatcagcagggggggccgggaagaagatcggcggggggggccgggaagaagatcggcgggggggccgggaagaagatcggcggggggggccgggtagaagatcggcgggggggccgggaagaagattgggggggtggaGCCGGGAAGAAGatctgggggtctgagggggagggtgctgggaagaagatcagggtggggaacggggagaagatcgggggtgagatgggaagaagatcggggtgtggtgggggggaacCGAGAAGAaggaccggggggggggtggccgagaagaagatcgggggtgggggggtgccggGAAGAaaatccgggggggggggtgctgggaaGAAGACTGGGGGGTGGccgagaagaagatcggggggtgggctgggaagaagatcggggggtggggaacagggaagaaggttggggggggggcaaggaagaagatcgggggggggggcagggaagaagatcgggtggggcagggaaaaagatcaggggtggggCAGAGAAGAAGATCGGGTTGGGGGCCCGGGAAGAAGATCgaggggccggggaggagatcggaggtcGCTAGAGGTCGGATGAAGAGTCGGAGAGATCGGGGGTCCACCACgtgctgggtggggtgggggggtcccccATGGGCCGAGGGGCTGGTGGCCGGTCACGGgggtcaggtgagcttgttgggcctggatgaagcactcctgctcctccgggcccacagtcagtgcaataaaggccctcacctcatggacccggcccttcccacctgctttcacttgatgtgaatcagaagcaatgggaaacccaaacagataaggttaaattcattttaattttccaatacacaaaatattaagtacctcaagtatctcaatgaggtacattgcccttttaagtatcggcctgccgggtttgtgggggcgggacttcctggtgtctgctgtccacacgcagacaaacctgcctggatgcgggatgcggtcccacaccaaaaagctgttattttaacctccaacccacctgttcttggggttaaaatttaccccaatgtaaCGTAACGTACCATTAAAAAACATTCAGTGTAGAAACTCATCATCATTGTTGGACCAAGTGTAACGgcggctttactctgcatctggcctGTGCCGTACCTGGCCTGCTAGTGTTTGTCACCAGTGATTGGACACCAAAAACAGACAAGTGTATCACTCCCTCACCCTAACAAATAGAAATTTCACCAAAAATCgaaatgtaaataaaaataaacagGAAATTCCAAATTTCACGTTTAGTTTCTGTTGCTGGGGGTTTGTAATGAAGCAACGATTAAATCATATTCAACGATTATATCATTTTCCACACAGTCAGGGTATATTTTCCGTGTATATTTTACATGCATATCTTACATGTGTATTTCACATGTATATTTTATGTGTATATTTTACATGTATATTTTACGTGTATACTTTCTATTGTTGTTCTGCGTGTACAGTTCCTTAGTTGGAACGGATTGGCAAAACTCTGTTACCCATTAATGCCACTAAAAATATAAAGCTCCTCCAGCTACTGTGAGACTTTGTGCTTTGTACTGACAGTTTAATACATGCTGTGACATATTGTCCTTACGCTATTGGAGGTACATCCGATTAATAAACATAAACCAAAGCTTTAAAAGACACGGAGCTGCCAGATGGCAGAGAACTCTTGTATCAGCTCGTCTACCAGAAGTCTGTGCTAAACTTCAGACGTCACCCGACATGAAAACACTTTTTGCCTTGGTTCTGCTCACTGGTTGCTTGTCAAGCGTGCCTGCAGCTGTTGTGGTTCGGGTGAGACCCAGTTCTTTTTAAAGTTTCTATTTGATTATTttgtgttttctttcactgtgctcTGAATTATAAAtgtcataaagaaagaaaggatttataaagcacctttcatgacatcccaaagccaattaagtacttttataaATTGTAGtcgctgttttaatgtaggaaacacggcagccaatttgtgcacagcaagatcccacaaacagcaatgcgatgatgaccagataatctgttttttaggtgttggttgagggataaatattggccaggacaccggggaaaactcccctgctcttcttctaaacagtgccgtgggatcttttatgtccacctgagagggcagacagtcctcagtttaatatctcatctgaaggacggcacctccgacagtgcagcactccctcagcactgtactagtgtgtcagcctagattttgtgctcgaattcctggaatggggtttgaacccacaatctctgacccagaggcgagaataCATGATGGAAAGGCAAGACATTTATCCCCTGACTTGGGGGGGACTGAACACTGAGTGCCTCTGACAATACTGTTTATTTGCTATAACAGCTATAATAGGATATTCAATTTGTATGGATTTTAAATATTATTTTAATTTGATATTTTACATGCTGTGTTTCAATCTCCCTTTCATTTAATAACTTTGTATTCATTGATTATAATAATAAAAACATGTGTAATCCTGCTTCAAACTGCAAGGCATAAAACCTTCCTGAAACAGGTCATTCATTTAACAATTGAATAAAAAAACCCCACCTGCAAATATAAAACCACCAGGGGCTGGCCATTGGGTTTCTCAAGGACATTAATCCCCTGGTTCTTCCCAAACCTGTACATTCTGTGGTAGACTGTTCTATCTTTCTTAACTGCCTAAATATCGTTCTGCACACCTCCAGATTGGATGAAGCATCTGAGGGATTAAAATCCTCTTTGCAAACAGatgggggatgaaattggtctcagGCAGGAGTGCAGACGCTGGTAGCCAATCAGCCGCCTGATTTATGCCCCGCCCACCTGGTGTCCCTTTCCGTTGacgtcagtggaaaagaaaatggaaGGGGTTGTGAAACGGGCTGCTCTTTCACTATGGCCTGTTCgcactactgcccaagaccaatttcactgcaGAAAATCTGTTaggctgttttttttgtttgctttgtAACAGTTCGGACAGCGTGGTATTCACATCCCTAGAACGCATGTACGTGCAGtactgctactgagccactcacCGATCAGCCACTGAACTGGTACAAAACTCGCACTTTCCGTGAATCCAGCTGTGAAGTAGCAATATTGagcagtgatggagagggtcagcgTACTGTTGCACCCTATTGATGTGGCAGGGAGTGGCTGATCTAATGAATAGCACAAAGATAAGCAATGATTACTATCACGGCTAAATTCCCCTCCGTCAACTCAGAAGCAACGATGGGACCGAATGAATTCACTCCATTGTCATCGGTTCTGAACCAGCCCTGGCATTCCAGTCATCTGtatccctttctgtgacaagtcactCTTGGCATTGTCTATCCAGCACGTCCTGGGTCTTCCCCGGCCTCTTGTTCCACGTATCTCTGCGCTCAGGGCCGTGAAAGGTATTCCGGCTGTTTCCATTCTTGAAACGTGCCCAAACCATCTTTCTTGTGTCTTCTGTATAAGCCTTATCTCTTGTCCAAGCCGTGTTCTTATTATATCATTCTTGATTCGTTGCATCCTGGATACTCCCAGTCTTGCTCTCAACCAACTCATCTTTTGCTCGTCAACTTTTCTCATGTTCCAGCGCTCAGATCTGTATAATAATATGGGCGATAACCATCACTTCACAAACTCTTACTTTCATTTTTACCAAAATATCTTTGGCcttccatatccttctatttcctaTTAATATTCATTGCTTCCATTAAGCAGCATATAGAAGCAATAAACATTAACACtttgtccatgtgatctcctggactggtttcgatctcctgagggagtcggagaggaatttccctgagtattttttcccttattttttccccctttttttgcctcgaccaggagattacatggctgcgggagggggggagaactAATGTGAGTTACCGGTACATTTAACACCTTTAGGGTACAAAGAGTCCCTGGGCACTTCTTGGAGAAGCAGCAACATAGAATGCTGAGCTAGGGGAGGGAAATCAGGGGAAGTGTTTGACGACTCGACAGAAAAGGCATTTAAAAGacgagagagaagtagagaggcagcgAGGTGTCTGGAGCAGATTCTAGGCAGcaaggcctaggtggctgaagctGAACCATCGTTGGTGGGATGGAGAGATGGAGTAATGCTTGGGAGGCTGGACTAGGAAAATCAAAGGAtggaggaggcacagtaagtctggaggaggtggcagaggtgCAGTGGAGTGAGGTCATGGAGAGATCTGATGGTAAGGACAAGCATTTCCAATTTCATGCACTGGGGGACAAAGGGTTAGTGTTGGTCAACAAGGGTGGGAGTGATGGACGAGTAGGACTTAGTATGGGATATCAGCAGCTGCATTTTAACCGGTTGGAGTTTATGGACCAAGGACAAAGTGAAGCCAGCAAGGAAACCACTTGGTAATCAAATCTGGAAgtaacaaaataatggataaaggTTTCAGTGTTGTAGGAGCTAAGATCGGAGTGGAGGTGAGCAATATTGTGAAGGATTCAGACATGGATGGACAGATATTACATAgaagttgcagcacagaaacaggccattcggcccaactggtctattccggtgtatatgctccactcgagcctcctcccactgtacttcatctaaccctatcagcatatccttctattcctttctccctcacgtgtttatctagcttccccgtaaatgcatctgtgctattcgcctcaactattccttgtggtagcgagttccacattctaaccactctctgagtaaagaagtttctcctgaattccctattagatttattagtgactatacaTTTATGACTCTATATTTAGACACCCCACATATATATATACCTAAATATGCACAAGAACTACCATGACTAAATTCCAGTCCGTCAGCTCAGCAGTGATGAGGGGTCGAATACACAAGAACTAACCATGTGATTTTAAGCAGTAACGTCTCAAAAGTGCAGCTAGTAAGATTAGGCAAAATATATTGCACCATCAATGGTGTCACACAAATGATGCTTCACACTTCCAATGACAATACACAATGTGCCCTCAATCAGCACATACTGTTCTGTTctcaggaggagattggtattCGCCAGCTGTGAATCTCCACAGATTGTAGCTCTTAGCCAGTTTTGAGGAGGCAGGGAAATGTTAGAGGGTGTGGACATGTTAAAGCTGGAGGATGCAGCTGAGGTCCTGGTTTGTACAATTATACTCACATAATTTGACTGTTGCTACGTTCACCTCGGGACGCACGGTGACTGAGCTGTTGGAGAGAACATATACTAATAATACTGCAGGAATATACAGCCTTTACACTCATAGGCccggattttaactccccccacctggcagaaactgggcagttaaaatgaagcCAATCACTTACCCCTtctgatcccgctgccttcccacCACGATCTGAACctgctctttaaatatgcagacctGGTCCGATGAGATCACCAGGGCCCGATCTGCAATATTCGGCGGAGGCCTGACCGGGGAGCGGTGACAGCCTCACTGTCCGGCCAGACCTGCCTCTCTCAGTGGAATTCTCCAACCAACCCTGAACACGTGTCTCACTCTTTTGTCGCCTCTGTTGACAAGAAGGTGGGAACTTGTCCTCCGAATTCTTCGCTGGTCAGGGATTGGCCAGTAGAGTTTTCAGTTTAACCTGCTCGTGCCCTCCTGAATGTGGATCCCCTGAAAACAACATCTGCTATTTTCAGAATGAATAGTCTTATTCCAACACAATGAACCTGGATGGTTCACAGCAAAGGTttaacaacaccaccttcattgTTGGAGCAGTAAACAGGGCACATTCCAACAGTTGGTCGATCTGGTttaacaacaacatttatatagcacctttaacgtagtaaaacatcccaaggcccttcacaggagcgtaatcagacaaagcttgacaccgagccacatgaggagatattacgacagatgaccaaaagcttggtcaaagaggtaggttttaaggagcgtcttaaaggaggagaggtggagaggcagagaggtttagggagggaattccagagcttagggcctagacagctgaaggcacgaacgccaatggtggagagaagtacgtgggggatgcacaagaggccagaattggaggagcgcagagatctcggagggttgtagggctggaggaggttacagagatagggaggggcaaggccttggagggatttgaaaacaagatgagaattttaaaattaaggcattGCCGGcccaggagccaaagtaggtcagcgagcacaggggtgatgggtgaacggtacttggtgcgagttaggatacgggcagcagagttttggatgagctcgagtttatggagggtgggagatgggaggccggccaggagagcattggaatagtcaagtctggaggtaacaaagacttggatgagggtttcagcagcagatgagctgaggcagggacggagacaggcgatgttacggaggtggagcagcagcagatgggctgcatCACCCACCCACTTCAACTCTGGCTGCAGGCTGGACTTTAAAGTTTAACTTAAATGTAACACATCAGCATGAATCAAACCTGAGTCCTTCCATAGTAAAGTGATCAAAAATCCCAAAACGTGACAGAGAATTTGGGTAATGGAGTTCTGGATAAGTTTGCATTGGTGCAGGGTGGGGCTTGAGATGTCTGCAGGGAGAGCATTGGAGGCAAAAGCACAGATGAGGGCGTCAGCAAGAATGGTGGCTGAGATAGGAATGGAGGTAGGCACTGTTACAGAAGTAGGTAGGTATAGGTGGCCCTGGTGATGGACCACCAGTGAGTTAGAGAGGTCCctgcacaagtgagcaggaagaGGTTCTGGTAGAAAGTACAGCCCAGAGGGTTAGCAAGGGTCCGAGttctgctgaagaggacagagataGACAGTGACCCAGCCTTTAAAAGAAAGGCCTTCCATGTGCAGCAGCAATTGCTGCAGACATTGGGTACCCTGCCTATGGGCTGCTGCACAATGTCGGAGAGCATGGAGGAGGAGACCGCGTCCAGCTGGTGCGGGGTTCTCTCTACGGCCTACGGCCATAATGGAACATCTGGTCACCTCGTTGGATGCTGCAATTTGGCCCTCCTTGCAGCAGTCTCTATCCCCAGTAGTAGTATCTCTTACGGGTGGTCATTACTGGCACCATGCAGGCTATGGGTTCCACCATCTCCTCCGCCTTGGACAGGCCAGGGATCGGATAGATAGGTGCTTCACTCACATCCCAGATCTGCAGTCTGCTCTCAGGCAGGTCAGTGGAAGTGCTTAACCACAGCCGCAAGGGCACTGCCAGTGTCATAATGTGAGTGGCACATGTTACCCTCCCTCAGGATGACAACACAACTGTAAAAGCCTCTCTGGAGATGTGCAGCCTCCTTATAGACTGCTCCTCAGTAAACTGGAGGGCAATGACTCTAGGCCTATGGACAGGGTtaggccatcttcctttgtggccTCCTAGCAGCCCCAACTGCAGCTCCCGAACGTTCCCCCACCTGTTACTGCTGCTgatgctcctttccctcctcttccttcaacCAGAATGGAATGGCCAAGATAAATTCCATACCCAGTACCTCCCTGAGCTTCCTGAAGATTTCGAAACAAATTCAAGTAGAGATGCAGCGATTTCCAAGTCACAAACATCTGTATAAATCAAGCAAGGTTTTCTTTTCCAGACCTATTCCAATGATCTGAGTGCTtgcaggtgagtgcccctttaaaaaaaCGCTTGAAATGGCTGTACTACTAAGCAGGCCCAGCACTGCGCGTTTGTCTCACTCATTTGCCCGAAAATGGCATCGGACTCCAATTTGCATTCTGTAGAGATGTTCCCACCTGCTTCTGGTAGCCGCCTGGGCTGCCCATTTCAAGGACCACATCAAAATGGCGGTGGCTGGAGCAGCAGTGGAagtgggaggtggtggggagtTAAGTCGTGCTCCTCAATTTTCTGAGGGCCTCTGCCCAGCTTCCCCCTTGAAAATGGGgacaaaatcgaccccaatggaaatgaaaaccgtAACTATCCTTTTGTTCTACATGTTCCAGTCAAGTGCAGTGATGCTCCTGTGCTTCAGCACCTCGTTACTTCCAGAGCAAAATAATAGAGTTTACAAACATCTCATGAGTTTACATGTCAGGTACGATattgtagtggttatgttgctggacgagtaatccagaggcctggactaataatccagagagttcaaatcctaccagggcagtttgagaattgaattcagtttaaaaaaataaaaagctgggatcagaaaaagtgaccgtgaagctgtcggattgtcagaaaaacccaattggttcactaatgtcctttagggaaggaaacctgccgtccttacctggtctggcctataggtgactccagtcccacaccaacatggttgactctgtaGTAGCTGAGCAAGgcgctcagttgtatcaaactaccATGTGCTAAAagctaccagtggttcaagaagaagacccttCACCACCTTCTTAAAGACAACTAGGGACGggtgataaatgctggccttgccagcaatgctcgCATCCGGAGAATAAAAAATATGTATCTAAGCTTTTAAGACATCCCAATCTCATAATTGTATTTTCTCTGTGTGACAATATAACAATTTCCATTCCGAACACATGACTCCAATCGAAGTCTGTAATTTCATTGCTTACTCAAAGTTTATAGACATGCTGGACCTGCTCTCGAAGCCAGTGTTGGACCTAATGATATCCCACCTCAAATGGATAGCCAGGAGTTCTCCCACCAGCAATAATTTTAAGACAGGCTGCAATGTTTTTTTATttgcacaagggagaaaggttaCCTTTAAAGGGTTGAGCCAATCAGAAGGAATAAGCACCAGTTGTTTCATTGGCAGCTTCACCAATGTCTGAACAGCACTGTCACAGTACGTTCTGAATGATGCCTCAGTTGGACTGCATTCTAACACATTAAAGGAATCACACAGTTTCAACCGGTTCTGTGAGACATGTAAAATTAAGGAGTaacgcagtttaaaaaaaaagacttgcattgatatagtgccattcacgatcccaggacatcccaaagcgttttacagccaatgaagtacttattaaGTGTAGTCAGGTGACTACACTTAATAAGgctgtaggaaatgtagcagccaaattTCACGCtgctgatcagataatctgttttaggtgttggttcagggataaatgttggctgggacacaaatcccctactcttcttcaaaatagtgccatgggatcttttacatccacctgagagggcagacggggcctcggtttaacatcacatccaaaggacggtacctccgacagtgtagcgttccctggagtgtcagcccagattttgtgttcaagtctctggagtgcgatgTAAACCCACAatgtcctgactcagaggtgagaatgctactaacagagccatggctgacacccaaCTGATGCATTGAAGGGCAAGATAGTGACATAGTATCACTGCCcttacacatgaaggagaaatggggaaatGAAATTAAATGGAGGAAGGTGTTGAAAAGTCCAGTTAATTATGTAGGTTCCAAatgaaattgcagggctgtgactAAACTCTGGTATGTTATTCTGTTTCTATAAAGTTGGGAAATTTCGACTTCCCACTACAGGATGTGATACAGCTGAAAACATTGATGGATGACGACTTATTTAAAAAGTCCCGCTTTTCTTTTGCTGCCACCGCTGCGTTATGCAACAGTCCTGATGTCCCAGAAATGTTTATACCAGTTTGTACCAAGAGTGACGCTCCTCATGTTTTTTTCTTGCTGAGTAAGTAACTCAGGAATGTGCTGAGTAAAGGATATTCTGTAAGTAATGTGAAGATGTGTTATTTGTGTGCGTATATGTGCCACGAATAGAAACTCAGGTGCAGagctgtccgatttgcaccctGG is from Heptranchias perlo isolate sHepPer1 chromosome 32, sHepPer1.hap1, whole genome shotgun sequence and encodes:
- the LOC137300868 gene encoding guanylin-like — protein: MKTLFALVLLTGCLSSVPAAVVVRLGNFDFPLQDVIQLKTLMDDDLFKKSRFSFAATAALCNSPDVPEMFIPVCTKSDAPHVFFLLRQIAAYPYPCEICAYASCIGCS